The following are from one region of the Gossypium hirsutum isolate 1008001.06 chromosome D03, Gossypium_hirsutum_v2.1, whole genome shotgun sequence genome:
- the LOC107950528 gene encoding V-type proton ATPase subunit H isoform X1, with protein sequence MERAELTTEQVLKRDIPWETYMTTKLISGTGLQLLRRFDNRAESVRAQLLDDDGPAYVQVFVSILRDIFKEETVEYVLALIDEMLTANPKRARLFHDKSLANEDTYEPFLRLLWKGNWFIQEKSCKILALIVSARPKTQNGVVANGEASNSKTKLTTIDAVLRGLVEWLCTQLKKPYHPSRGIPTAINCLAALLKEPVVRSSFVQADGVKLLIPLICPASTQQSIQLLYETCLCVWLLSYYEPVIEYLATSRALPRLVDVVRSSTKEKVVRVVVLTFRNLLSKGTCGAQMVDLGLPQIIQSLKAQAWSDEDLLEALNQLEDGLKDNIKKLSSFDKYKQEVLLGHLDWSPMHKDPLFWRDNITCFEENDFQILRVLITIMDSSNDPRPLAVACFDISQFIQHHPAGRVIVNDLKAKERVMKLMNHESAEVTKNALLCIQRLFLGAKYASFLQV encoded by the exons ATGGAGCGTGCGGAACTAACAACTGAGCAG GTTCTGAAGAGAGACATCCCATGGGAAACATACATGACAACTAAGCTGATTTCAGGAACAGGCCTTCAGCTGTTAAGGCGTTTTGATAATAGAGCTGAAAGTGTCAGGGCACAGTTGTTGGATGAT GATGGTCCAGCCTATGTTCAAGTGTTTGTTAGCATATTACGTGATATATTTAAAGAAGAAACAGTGGAATATGTTCTGGCTCTAATTGATGAAATGCTTACAG CCAATCCGAAAAGAGCCAGATTATTTCATGACAAGTCTCTTGCAAATGAAGATACTTATGAACCTTTCCTAAG ATTGCTCTGGAAAGGTAACTGGTTCATACAAGAAAAGAGCTGCAAGATACTTGCCTTGATAGTAAG TGCCAGGCCAAAAACCCAGAATGGTGTTGTTGCAAATGGAGAAGCCTCAAACTCGAAGACAAAGCTCACTACCATTGATGCTGTACTAAGAGGATTGGTTGAATGGCTTTGCACACAG CTGAAGAAGCCTTACCATCCTAGTCGTGGTATTCCAACTGCTATTAACTGTCTTGCAGCATTGCTGAAGGAACCTGTTGTCAGATCCTCCTTTGTTCAAGCAGATGGAGTGAAGTTGTTGATTCCTTTAATTTGTCCAGCATCCACACAGCAATCTATCCag CTTCTTTACGAAACATGTCTCTGTGTGTGGCTTTTATCTTACTATGAACCGGTAATCGAGTACTTGGCAACATCTAGGGCTCTACCCCGACTGGTTGATGTTGTTAGGAGTTCCACGAAGGAGAAG GTTGTCAGGGTTGTTGTATTGACCTTTAGGAACTTGTTGTCCAAAGGTACATGTGGTGCTCAGATGGTTGACCTTGGATTGCCACAAATTATTCAGAGTTTGAAAGCACAAGCATGGAGTGATGAG GATCTGTTGGAGGCTCTCAATCAACTTGAAGATGGGCTGAAAGATAACATTAAGAAATTGAGTTCCTTCGACAAATACAAGCAGGAAGTTCTTCTTGGTCATCTTGATTGGTCACCCATGCATAAAGATCCATTGTTTTGGCGTGATAATATTACGTGCTTTGAGGAGAATGATTTCCAG ATTCTAAGGGTCCTCATTACAATTATGGACTCGTCCAATGATCCAAGACCTCTGGCTGTTGCTTGCTTTGATATTTCACAGTTTATTCAGCACCATCCTGCTGGTAGGGTGATAGTGAATGACCTCAAGGCCAAGGAACGGGTGATGAAGTTGATGAACCACGAGAGTGCGGAGGTTACCAAGAATGCCTTACTCTGCATCCAGAGGCTTTTCCTCGGCGCCAAATACGCCAGCTTTTTGCAGGTATAG
- the LOC121215340 gene encoding uncharacterized protein — MEHVFLEILAEEARKGNKPSNTFKSVFINRVADAIYSRFQVQCDTKHVENHLRTVKNQWQIICKIRGESGFGWDDNMKMITCDRATYDATVMAHKKYEPFLNKSIDHYDEMAVVVGKDMATWSFARTFADINLDDGNEDSMPVDCDNEEAEEVRTNVSSSGTSKRKRKSGQESLVDEQIKFVGEQLGEIANALK, encoded by the exons atggaacatgttttccttgaaattctagcagaggaggctcgaaaaggaaataagccttctaatacTTTCAAATCAGTTTTTATTAATCGAGTTGCCGACGCCATTTATTCTAGATTCCAAGTCCAATGCGATACGAAGCAcgtggaaaatcatttgaggacagtaaaaaaccagtggcagattatatgcaaaattcgaggtgaaagtggttttggatgggatgataacatgaaaatgatcacatgtgatagagcaACATACGATGCAacagtgatg gcacacaagaagtatgaaccatttttgaataaaagcattgatcattatgatgaaatggctgtggttgttggcaaagatatggcaacatggagttttgccagaacatttgctgacataAATTTGGATGATGGTAATGAAGATTCAATGCCTGTAGACTGCGACAATGAAGAGGctgaagaggtaagaacaaatgtatcttcatctggcacatccaaacgtaaaagaaaaagtgGTCAAGAAAGTCTCGTTGATGAACAGATTAAATTTGTGGGTGAGCAACTTGGcgaaattgctaatgctttgaaaTAA
- the LOC107950528 gene encoding V-type proton ATPase subunit H isoform X2, producing the protein MERAELTTEQVLKRDIPWETYMTTKLISGTGLQLLRRFDNRAESVRAQLLDDDGPAYVQVFVSILRDIFKEETVEYVLALIDEMLTANPKRARLFHDKSLANEDTYEPFLRLLWKGNWFIQEKSCKILALIVSARPKTQNGVVANGEASNSKTKLTTIDAVLRGLVEWLCTQLKKPYHPSRGIPTAINCLAALLKEPVVRSSFVQADGVKLLIPLICPASTQQSIQLLYETCLCVWLLSYYEPVIEYLATSRALPRLVDVVRSSTKEKVVRVVVLTFRNLLSKGTCGAQMVDLGLPQIIQSLKAQAWSDEDLLEALNQLEDGLKDNIKKLSSFDKYKQEVLLGHLDWSPMHKDPLFWRDNITCFEENDFQFIQHHPAGRVIVNDLKAKERVMKLMNHESAEVTKNALLCIQRLFLGAKYASFLQV; encoded by the exons ATGGAGCGTGCGGAACTAACAACTGAGCAG GTTCTGAAGAGAGACATCCCATGGGAAACATACATGACAACTAAGCTGATTTCAGGAACAGGCCTTCAGCTGTTAAGGCGTTTTGATAATAGAGCTGAAAGTGTCAGGGCACAGTTGTTGGATGAT GATGGTCCAGCCTATGTTCAAGTGTTTGTTAGCATATTACGTGATATATTTAAAGAAGAAACAGTGGAATATGTTCTGGCTCTAATTGATGAAATGCTTACAG CCAATCCGAAAAGAGCCAGATTATTTCATGACAAGTCTCTTGCAAATGAAGATACTTATGAACCTTTCCTAAG ATTGCTCTGGAAAGGTAACTGGTTCATACAAGAAAAGAGCTGCAAGATACTTGCCTTGATAGTAAG TGCCAGGCCAAAAACCCAGAATGGTGTTGTTGCAAATGGAGAAGCCTCAAACTCGAAGACAAAGCTCACTACCATTGATGCTGTACTAAGAGGATTGGTTGAATGGCTTTGCACACAG CTGAAGAAGCCTTACCATCCTAGTCGTGGTATTCCAACTGCTATTAACTGTCTTGCAGCATTGCTGAAGGAACCTGTTGTCAGATCCTCCTTTGTTCAAGCAGATGGAGTGAAGTTGTTGATTCCTTTAATTTGTCCAGCATCCACACAGCAATCTATCCag CTTCTTTACGAAACATGTCTCTGTGTGTGGCTTTTATCTTACTATGAACCGGTAATCGAGTACTTGGCAACATCTAGGGCTCTACCCCGACTGGTTGATGTTGTTAGGAGTTCCACGAAGGAGAAG GTTGTCAGGGTTGTTGTATTGACCTTTAGGAACTTGTTGTCCAAAGGTACATGTGGTGCTCAGATGGTTGACCTTGGATTGCCACAAATTATTCAGAGTTTGAAAGCACAAGCATGGAGTGATGAG GATCTGTTGGAGGCTCTCAATCAACTTGAAGATGGGCTGAAAGATAACATTAAGAAATTGAGTTCCTTCGACAAATACAAGCAGGAAGTTCTTCTTGGTCATCTTGATTGGTCACCCATGCATAAAGATCCATTGTTTTGGCGTGATAATATTACGTGCTTTGAGGAGAATGATTTCCAG TTTATTCAGCACCATCCTGCTGGTAGGGTGATAGTGAATGACCTCAAGGCCAAGGAACGGGTGATGAAGTTGATGAACCACGAGAGTGCGGAGGTTACCAAGAATGCCTTACTCTGCATCCAGAGGCTTTTCCTCGGCGCCAAATACGCCAGCTTTTTGCAGGTATAG
- the LOC107950529 gene encoding uncharacterized sugar kinase slr0537, whose protein sequence is MSFLTSISSPPQINSLFCSPIFSLYRFHAPSFSSLYHRKQSYGSGRIIRELGFLGDFRGKGRVTSGSMGKQKGGFFWVSSPCSSGGSCSCSSSKGDEFESEEDEEEVDDEEEVARSFCVLPDRWDVLGLGQAMVDFSGMVDDEFLERLGLEKGTRKVVNHEERGRVLQAMDGCSYKAAAGGSLSNSLVALARLGYKPIGGPALNVAMAGSVGSDPLGGFYRAKLHRANVNFLSEPIKDGTTGTVIVLTTPDAQRTMLAYQGTSSTINYDSCLAGIVSKTNIFVVEGYLFELPDTIKTIIRACEEARRSGALIAVTASDVSCIERHYDDYWEIVGNYADILFANSDEARALCHFSSKESPISATRYLSHFVPLVSVTDGPKGSYIGVKGEAVYIPPSPCVPVDTCGAGDAYASGVLYGILRGVSDLKGMGTLAARIAATVVGQQGTRLRVQDAVDLAESFAFNLKGSSSSVSSDVGSDHISSL, encoded by the exons ATGTCCTTCCTTACTTCTATTTCATCTCCTCCACAAATTAACTCCCTTTTTTGCTCTCCAATTTTCTCTCTTTACCGCTTCCATGCTCCTTCATTTTCTTCTCTATATCACCGCAAACAAAGTTATGGGAGTGGGAGGATTATAAGAGAGTTGGGGTTTCTGGGTGATTTCAGAGGTAAAGGGAGGGTGACTTCTGGTTCAATGGGGAAACAGAAAGGTGGGTTCTTTTGGGTTTCTTCTCCTTGTAGTTCTGGAGGGAGTTGTAGCTGTAGCAGTAGCAAAGGAGATGAATTTGAGAGTGAAGAAGATGAggaggaagtcgatgatgaagaAGAAGTTGCTCGTTCGTTTTGTGTTTTGCCTGACAGATGGGATGTTCTTGGCCTTGGTCAAGCCATG GTAGACTTTTCTGGTATGGTTGATGACGAATTCTTGGAGAGATTGGGATTAGAGAAGGGAACCAGGAAGGTTGTAAATCATGAAGAGAGGGGTCGAGTTTTGCAGGCTATGGATGGTTGCAGCTATAAGGCAGCAGCTGGAGGATCTCTTTCCAACAGTTTGGTGGCATTGGCAAGGCTTGGTTATAAGCCCATTGGAGGTCCTGCTTTAAATGTAGCTATGGCAGGCAGCGTAGGTAGTGATCCATTGGGTGGCTTCTACAG GGCTAAACTACATCGGGCAAATGTGAATTTTCTTTCTGAACCTATCAAGGATGGAACAACTGGAACAGTGATAGTTCTCACAACTCCGGATGCTCAGCGCACAATGCTTGCTTATCAG GGTACATCATCGACTATTAATTATGATTCTTGCCTGGCTGGCATAGTATCCAAGACTAATATATTTGTTGTTGAGGGTTATTTATTTGAACTTCCTGATACGATCAAAACTATTATACGAGCATGTGAAGAAGCGCGCAGGAGTGGTGCCCTGATAGCTGTCACCGCATCAGATGTCTCCTGCATTGAGAGACACTATGATGATTACTG GGAAATTGTAGGGAATTATGCGGATATCTTGTTTGCAAACAGTGACGAAGCGAGAGCTCTATGCCATTTTTCTTCAAAGGAAAGCCCAATTTCGGCAACAAGGTATCTTAGCCACTTTGTTCCCTTAGTGTCAGTTACGGATGGACCTAAAGGATCTTACATAGGTGTAAAAGGAGAAGCTGTATATATTCCTCCTTCTCCATGTGTACCAGTGGACACATGTGGTGCTGGTGATGCATATGCATCTGGTGTTTTGTACGGCATACTACGAGGTGTGTCGGATTTGAAAGGTATGGGTACATTAGCAGCTAGGATTGCAGCGACAGTTGTGGGGCAACAGGGCACACGACTTAGGGTTCAGGATGCTGTTGATCTGGCGGAGTCATTCGCATTCAACCTCAAGGGTTCTAGTTCTAGTGTGAGTTCGGATGTAGGCTCGGATCATATATCCAGCTTGTGA